The following proteins are encoded in a genomic region of Ostrea edulis chromosome 7, xbOstEdul1.1, whole genome shotgun sequence:
- the LOC130048520 gene encoding uncharacterized protein LOC130048520 — protein MATDRKKFKIPTADEIDASASTSSSSLSSFSKFQQLKKEGKVADACDLDKSIRTGKKAELSSGPPKSSMSGIQPRNVLQSSSSTASSVSTAIQNNKPPTSTAVPERSGPTAVKSLNTNSIIVNSRQRGNPILKFIRSIPYEFGDIIPDYEMGKTSCALFLSLRYHQLNPNYIHERLKQLRRYYDLRVLLVQVDIKEPHHLVKELAKICILADCTLILAFSAEEAGRYLETYKVYEHKPPEAIMEKTEKDYMSKVTECLTSVKSYMIYTYRPKRKFKTIRRPYNYVPMGRPALPPDGKYTTEPLPFLRTGGRDLNGKVVNAKIGGGPKVSWYMRDDSFLNKRDAESVEERVLRIHPDPVRTANLALVGSGNNKRYIIATQNMKEGDVVKTSREIPTISVRAMEGDSHPLGALPMGTIIHNIEKIPGEGGTFCRAGGASAQLMRKVGDQVAIRLPSKHEVVLDPTCMATVGQVSNSGHDDVPWKGVGEKMRSGYRPRTGWKHRKTGYHGRKIKPKKTFHVKPKVPDYETYKLSGV, from the exons ATGGCAACAGACAGgaagaagtttaaaattccAACCGCAGATGAAATAGACGCATCAGCCAGTACATCAAGTTCATCGCTGAGTTCATTTAGCAAATTTCAACAACTGAAGAAAGAGGGCAAAGTGGCAGATGCCTGTGACCTCGACAAGTCGATAAGAACAGGCAAGAAAGCTGAATTGAGCTCAGGTCCACCAAAATCCTCCATGTCAGGAATCCAACCTAGGAATGTGCTCCAATCAAGTTCTTCAACTGCAAGCTCCGTGAGCACAGCAATACAGAACAACAAACCCCCAACATCCACAGCTGTTCCTGAGAGAAGTGGGCCAACCGCTGTGAAGTCGTTAAACACAAACAGCATCATTGTTAACTCCAGGCAGAGAGGAAATCCAATTCTGAAATTCATCCGTAGCATTCCCTACGAGTTTGGAGACATAATTCCAGACTATGAGATGGGAAAGACTTCTTGTGCGCTATTTCTGAGTCTTCGTTATCACCAGCTAAATCCAAATTACATTCACGAGCGTCTGAAACAGCTTCGCAGATATTACGATCTCAGGGTGCTACTGGTACAAGTTGACATCAAAGAACCCCATCATCTGGTGAAAGAATTGGCCAAAATTTGCATCCTGGCAGACTGCACCCTCATTCTCGCATTCTCCGCTGAGGAAGCCGGGCGCTACTTGGAGACGTACAAAGTATACGAACATAAACCCCCTGAAGCTATCATGGAGAAAACCGAGAAGGACTACATGTCAAAGGTCACGGAGTGCCTGACCTCTGTGAA atCGTATATGATATACACATACAGACCTAAGAGGAAGTTCAAGACTATAAGGAGACCTTACAACTATGTTCCTATGGGGCGCCCGGCGCTACCACCTGATGGGAAGTACACCACAGAACCACTGCCATTTCTGCGCACCGGCGGTAGAGACCTTAACG GGAAAGTCGTAAACGCCAAAATAGGTGGGGGTCCCAAGGTCAGCTGGTACATGAGGGACGATAGCTTCTTAAACAAGAGGGATGCTGAATCTGTGGAGGAGAGGGTGCTGCGAATTCATCCGGATCCGGTCAGGACGGCGAACCTGGCACTGGTTGGTTCCGGGAACAACAAACGATACATCATTGCCACCCAGAACATGAAGGAAGGGGATGTTGTGAAAACCAGCAGGGAAATCCCGACCATCTCAG tacgAGCAATGGAAGGTGATTCTCATCCACTTGGTGCTTTACCTATGGGAACAATCATTCACAACATCGAGAAGATTCCAGGAGAGGGTGGGACCTTTTGTCGGGCAGGGGGAGCAAGTGCACAGCTAATGAGAAAAGTGGGTGATCAAGTGGCAATAAGACTGCCCTCTAAACACGAGGTAGTGCTGGATCCCACCTGTATGGCCACGGTTGGACAGGTGTCCAATTCTGGACACGATGACGTTCCATGGAAAGGGGTAGGGGAGAAGATGCGATCCGGATATCGACCACGAACCGGATGGAAGCACCGGAAAACGGGATACCATGGCAGAAAGATAAAACCCAAAAAGACATTTCATGTAAAACCTAAAGTGCCAGACTATGAAACTTACAAGTTGTCAGGAGTGTGA
- the LOC130048519 gene encoding U6 snRNA-associated Sm-like protein LSm8, with translation MTSALESYVNRTVSIVTADGRIIVGTLKGFDQTINLILDESHERVYSTSQGVEQVILGLYIIRGDNVAVIGEIDDDTDNGLDFNSIKAEPLNSVTH, from the exons ATGACATCGGCACTGGAGTCTTATGTCAACC GGACTGTTTCCATAGTGACAGCTGATGGAAGAATTATTGTG gGGACCCTAAAAGGGTTTGATCAGACCATCAACTTGATCCTGGATGAGAGCCATGAGAGAGTATACAGCACGTCACAAGGGGTGGAGCAAGTTATTCTGGGATTGTACATCATCAGGGGAGATAACGT GGCTGTTATAGGAGAAATCGATGATGACACGGACAATGGTTTGGACTTCAACAGTATCAAAGCGGAGCCCCTGAATTCTGTGACTCACTGA